A stretch of the Janthinobacterium sp. B9-8 genome encodes the following:
- a CDS encoding GspE/PulE family protein, which produces MTDATYMPAMTEAITISSAKLSLELIQTLRQDQAPLAPRLQQVLQLSDADYGEQLSRFLGLPFLSLDAISALSPRYDLLPYGEAVARQCLLLDGTDGLCVVLADPFDAALRNWLRQRLSVSYQTAFAHHQALRTYLEQFETSHRAMDQLGVGEQSEVNQDGIVEISLATLAADKKPVVKLVNSTLYDALKAKASDVHMESTPNGLTIKYRIDGVLLHIGGANGLETAEQVISRIKVLADLDISERRVPQDGRFKARINGREVDFRVSIMPSIYGEDAVLRVLDKQNGGDAFKQLRLDILGFDDGTMARIRSLAREPYGLLLVTGPTGSGKSTTLYATLSEINTGEEKIITIEDPVEYQLPGVLQIPVNDKKGLSFARGLRSVLRHDPDKILVGEIRDGETANIAVQAALTGHLVLTSVHANNVFSVLDRFIHMGVEPNSFVDALIGVVAQRLIRKVCLHCVVDDEPDEELLATSGLNSEIVKGWRFRKGVGCKACRNTGYQGRKAIAEVLRLNDELKQAIASRAPAVELKQLAARFGFLSMRQQALAVVASGETTLQEINRVTFVD; this is translated from the coding sequence ATGACAGATGCCACATATATGCCAGCGATGACTGAAGCGATCACAATCTCTTCAGCCAAGCTCAGCCTCGAGCTGATCCAAACATTACGCCAGGATCAGGCCCCGCTTGCGCCGCGTTTGCAACAAGTATTGCAACTTAGCGACGCAGATTACGGCGAGCAACTTAGCCGCTTTCTTGGCCTGCCGTTTTTAAGCCTCGATGCCATCAGCGCGCTTAGCCCGCGTTACGATCTACTGCCTTACGGCGAAGCCGTGGCAAGGCAATGCCTGCTACTCGATGGCACAGATGGGCTGTGCGTAGTATTGGCTGATCCTTTCGATGCCGCGCTGCGCAACTGGCTACGCCAACGTTTGTCTGTAAGCTATCAAACTGCTTTTGCTCATCATCAGGCACTACGTACTTACTTAGAACAGTTTGAAACCTCACACCGAGCGATGGATCAGCTAGGGGTTGGCGAGCAGAGCGAAGTCAATCAGGACGGCATCGTCGAGATTTCACTGGCGACCTTAGCTGCAGATAAAAAGCCTGTGGTCAAACTGGTGAATTCCACGCTGTACGACGCGCTTAAAGCCAAGGCTTCTGATGTGCATATGGAAAGTACGCCAAATGGCTTAACCATTAAATATCGTATCGACGGCGTGCTGCTGCATATTGGCGGCGCAAATGGCTTGGAAACCGCCGAGCAAGTAATTTCGCGGATTAAGGTGCTGGCCGATCTGGATATTTCAGAGCGCCGCGTGCCGCAAGACGGGCGCTTTAAGGCAAGGATTAATGGCCGCGAAGTGGATTTTCGCGTCTCCATCATGCCGTCCATTTACGGCGAAGATGCCGTGCTGCGGGTATTAGATAAGCAAAATGGCGGCGATGCTTTTAAGCAGCTGCGTTTAGATATTCTGGGCTTTGATGATGGCACGATGGCGCGGATCAGAAGTTTGGCGCGTGAGCCTTACGGCCTGCTGCTGGTCACTGGCCCTACCGGCTCAGGTAAATCGACCACGCTTTACGCCACGCTTTCTGAGATTAATACCGGCGAAGAGAAAATTATCACCATTGAAGATCCGGTGGAATACCAGCTACCCGGTGTATTGCAAATTCCTGTGAACGATAAAAAAGGCCTGAGCTTTGCCCGCGGCCTGAGATCGGTGCTGCGCCATGATCCGGATAAGATTTTGGTAGGCGAAATTCGCGATGGCGAAACCGCCAATATTGCCGTGCAAGCCGCGCTAACCGGCCATTTGGTGCTCACTTCCGTGCACGCCAACAATGTGTTTTCGGTGCTCGACCGCTTTATTCATATGGGCGTAGAGCCGAACAGCTTTGTGGATGCGCTGATCGGCGTGGTGGCCCAGCGCCTGATTCGTAAAGTGTGTCTGCACTGCGTGGTGGATGACGAACCCGATGAAGAGCTACTCGCCACATCGGGCTTAAACAGCGAAATAGTGAAAGGCTGGCGATTCCGTAAAGGCGTTGGTTGTAAGGCTTGCCGCAATACCGGCTATCAGGGGCGTAAGGCGATTGCCGAGGTATTGCGACTCAACGACGAGCTAAAGCAAGCCATTGCCAGCCGCGCGCCAGCCGTAGAACTCAAACAACTCGCCGCACGCTTTGGATTTTTGTCGATGCGCCAGCAAGCTTTGGCCGTCGTTGCCAGTGGAGAAACCACATTACAAGAAATTAATCGCGTGACTTTTGTGGATTAA